One genomic segment of Tripterygium wilfordii isolate XIE 37 chromosome 9, ASM1340144v1, whole genome shotgun sequence includes these proteins:
- the LOC120005138 gene encoding uncharacterized protein LOC120005138: MASCSLSFKLFIDSKNHKVLFAEAGKDVVDFLFSILTLPVGTVTQLLKRQGMVGTLGNLYKSIEDLNDTYMLPLPDPVNNNNKDALLKPRFAISTPTANVPLLLSNVANDVLYRCSQCRVHVSDDPQAICPRCRRNIGLQALSCGQASAFGSSKSASGDVEGGFVKGAVTYMIMDDLEVKPLSTVSIISLLSEVNVKDVGVVQEKEINLSMDEGLKMLKASFMTQTVLTHVFLGGEKSQKTTGRIPSVYDAPI; this comes from the exons ATGGCATCTTGTAGCTTGAGCTTCAAGCTATTTATAGATTCCAAAAATCACAAGGTCCTGTTCGCCGAAGCAGGGaaagatgttgttgattttcttttcagCATACTCACGTTGCCTGTTGGCACTGTCACTCAACTTCTCAAGAGACAAGGCATGGTGGGTACACTTGGAAATCTTTACAAGAGCATTGAGGATTTGAATGATACATACATGCTGCCACTACCAGACCCagtcaacaacaacaataaggaCGCTCTGTTGAAGCCCAGATTTGCAATTTCAACCCCCACTGCAAACGTGCCTCTCTTGTTGTCCAATGTTGCGAATGATGTTCTTTACAGGTGTTCCCAATGTCGTGTACATGTTTCAGATGACCCACAAGCCATCTGTCCTCGCTGTAGGCGCAATATTGGCTTACAGGCTTTATCTTGTGGTCAAGCTTCAGCTTTTGGTTCATCAAAGTCTGCCTCTGGTGATGTTGAGGGTGGCTTTGTGAAGGGGGCAGTGACTTATATGATAATGGATGATCTGGAGGTGAAACCATTGTCTACAGTGTCGATTATTAGTTTGCTCAGCGAGGTTAATGTCAAGGATGTGGGTGTTGTTCAAGAAAAGGAGATCAATTTATCTATGGATGAG GGTCTGAAGATGTTGAAGGCTTCTTTTATGACTCAAACTGTACTTACTCATGTTTTCCTTGGAGGGGAAAAGAGTCAAAAGACTACGGGACGTATTCCTTCTGTGTATGATGCTCCAATATAA